From the Actinomadura luzonensis genome, the window TGCGTCGGTTGCGAGCTGTGCGCCTGGGCGTGCCCCGCGGACGCGATCTACGTCGAGGGCGCGGACAACACCGACGCGGAGCGCTACTCCCCGGGCGAGCGCTACGGGCGCACCTACCAGATCAACTACCTGCGGTGCATCCTGTGCGGACTCTGCATCGAGGCGTGCCCCACCCGCGCGCTCACGATGACCAACGAGTACGAGCTCGCCGACTCCAGCCGCGAGAGCCTCATCTACACCAAGGAGATGCTGCTCGCGCCGCTGACCCAGGGCATGGAGCAGCCGCCGCACC encodes:
- the nuoI gene encoding NADH-quinone oxidoreductase subunit NuoI, whose amino-acid sequence is MGLTDWLNPVKGFGVTFHTMFKKPVTTNYPEEKKPTAPRFHGRHQLNRWPDGLEKCVGCELCAWACPADAIYVEGADNTDAERYSPGERYGRTYQINYLRCILCGLCIEACPTRALTMTNEYELADSSRESLIYTKEMLLAPLTQGMEQPPHPMRLGETEEDYYRLGRTNG